One region of Psychrobacter sp. DAB_AL43B genomic DNA includes:
- a CDS encoding ion transporter, producing the protein MKQPNTEAITHLRNRIHIIIEGTDTRLGKLFDIILLIAILASVAVVMLDSVLYMRLQYGTLFFYAEWFFTILFTIEYSLRLFSAPNRFRYAFSFFGVVDLLSVLPSYLSLLFGGVQYLLVIRILRILRVFRVLKLEVYMQQAGFLASALRTSQQKITVFFLSLVLLVTIFGSIIYVVEGPENGFTSIPVSIYWAVVTVTTTGYGDMSPKTPIGQAIASMVMIAGYSIIAVPTGIFTAELARNMRPQLNPIACPNCGKFGHAVGADFCDRCGHALHV; encoded by the coding sequence ATGAAGCAACCAAATACCGAAGCCATTACTCATTTACGTAACCGCATTCATATCATTATCGAAGGCACAGATACTCGTTTGGGTAAGCTGTTTGATATCATATTGCTGATTGCCATTTTAGCCAGTGTAGCCGTAGTGATGCTCGATAGTGTACTCTACATGCGCTTGCAATACGGCACATTGTTTTTTTATGCGGAATGGTTTTTTACTATTTTGTTTACGATTGAGTATAGCCTTAGGTTGTTTTCAGCGCCCAATCGATTCCGTTATGCGTTTAGCTTTTTTGGGGTAGTGGATTTATTGTCGGTACTACCAAGTTACTTAAGCCTACTATTTGGCGGTGTGCAGTATCTATTGGTTATTCGCATACTACGCATCTTACGTGTATTTCGCGTGCTCAAACTCGAAGTATACATGCAACAAGCAGGTTTTTTGGCTTCTGCGCTTAGAACCAGCCAGCAGAAAATTACGGTTTTTTTCTTATCATTGGTCTTATTGGTGACCATTTTTGGCTCGATTATCTACGTCGTAGAAGGGCCGGAGAACGGATTTACCAGTATTCCAGTGTCTATTTATTGGGCAGTTGTGACGGTAACCACAACCGGCTATGGCGATATGTCACCTAAGACGCCAATCGGGCAAGCGATTGCATCTATGGTGATGATAGCGGGTTACTCTATTATTGCCGTACCGACGGGTATTTTCACTGCTGAGCTGGCTCGTAATATGCGTCCGCAGTTGAACCCTATAGCCTGTCCAAACTGTGGTAAATTCGGTCATGCAGTCGGCGCAGATTTTTGTGATCGCTGTGGCCATGCGCTACACGTATAG
- a CDS encoding YebC/PmpR family DNA-binding transcriptional regulator, with amino-acid sequence MAGHSKWANIKHRKARQDAVKGKVFTKIIREIVSAAKQGDPDPDKNPRLRAVIEKALSVNMTRDTINRAVARGTGGDDNDNMDEVSYEGYGIGGVAVLVETLTDNLNRTVSEVRHAFTKNEGNLGTSGSVAYLFTKRGEITFNDISLEEEVMLAALDAGALDIENDGESLLVITEWENFGQVKDALNTAGLESDNAEVTMAPATSAEIDNIDDALKVMKMIDMLEDIDDVQEVYSNVNFSDDVMAQLEQ; translated from the coding sequence ATGGCAGGCCATTCAAAATGGGCAAATATTAAACACCGTAAAGCCCGTCAGGATGCGGTAAAAGGCAAAGTATTTACCAAAATTATTCGTGAAATTGTTTCTGCTGCCAAGCAAGGTGACCCTGACCCTGATAAAAATCCACGCTTGCGTGCCGTTATTGAAAAAGCCCTATCAGTCAATATGACTCGAGATACCATCAATCGGGCAGTGGCTCGCGGCACAGGCGGCGATGACAATGACAATATGGATGAGGTGAGCTATGAAGGCTATGGTATCGGTGGCGTTGCAGTATTAGTCGAAACCTTGACTGACAACCTCAACCGAACGGTCAGCGAAGTGCGCCATGCTTTTACCAAAAATGAGGGCAATCTTGGTACCTCAGGCTCAGTGGCATATCTATTTACTAAGCGCGGTGAAATCACTTTTAACGATATCAGCTTAGAGGAAGAAGTCATGCTGGCGGCGTTAGATGCTGGCGCGCTTGATATTGAAAATGATGGTGAAAGCCTTCTTGTCATCACTGAATGGGAAAATTTCGGTCAAGTTAAAGATGCCTTAAATACGGCAGGCTTAGAATCTGACAATGCTGAAGTCACCATGGCACCAGCCACCAGTGCCGAGATTGACAATATTGATGACGCCTTAAAAGTAATGAAAATGATTGATATGTTAGAAGATATCGATGACGTACAAGAGGTTTATAGCAATGTGAACTTCTCAGATGACGTTATGGCGCAGCTTGAGCAATAA
- a CDS encoding methylated-DNA--[protein]-cysteine S-methyltransferase yields the protein MIVTTAAFGSHQLTLIASVNEHSSPKLVEVNWLLAGNSWHSSKSIPKLKKHYGLVDQSFTFIDKDSLSKSEPAQALLIDAIAQLEGYFKGERQGFDLPIDASLGTKFQQRVWQALQDIGYGETISYATLAKNVDNPKGFRAVANANGKNPFSIIVPCHRVIASDGKLGGYTGGLDKKEYLLALEGVRCKS from the coding sequence ATGATAGTCACCACAGCAGCTTTTGGATCGCACCAGCTAACATTAATTGCTAGTGTCAATGAGCATAGCAGTCCTAAGCTGGTTGAAGTCAATTGGCTGCTGGCAGGTAACTCTTGGCACAGCTCAAAATCTATTCCCAAACTTAAAAAACACTATGGCCTTGTCGATCAGAGCTTCACATTCATAGATAAAGACAGCCTAAGCAAAAGCGAACCAGCTCAAGCTTTACTAATAGATGCTATAGCACAATTAGAGGGGTATTTTAAGGGTGAACGTCAGGGGTTCGATTTACCAATAGATGCAAGCTTGGGAACCAAGTTCCAGCAACGAGTTTGGCAGGCACTACAAGATATTGGTTATGGCGAGACCATCAGTTATGCAACGCTAGCAAAAAATGTAGATAATCCCAAAGGGTTTCGCGCCGTTGCCAATGCCAATGGTAAAAACCCCTTTAGCATTATCGTCCCTTGTCATCGAGTAATAGCTAGCGATGGTAAGCTTGGTGGTTATACAGGCGGCTTAGATAAGAAAGAGTATTTATTGGCCTTGGAAGGGGTGAGATGTAAATCATAA